GACTTTTTCACGACAAGGTGGGGAGTCAAACCAGGAACGAACCTTCGGCAGGCCGTCCAAACTATAATGAACAGCCCACGGCTGATCTGGCAATCTAACCTTGAGGTGTACTGGGACTGGATTCGCCCGCTCTGGAACGGCTCAATCGAGGAGTTGCAGACAGCATTCAACGAGTTTTACGCCACAGGCTATCAATCCCTCAGGTCGAACACCTCCCCTGCCCCGCGCGGCGGCGAAGTCATTGATCGGGTGCGCGGCGCCGGGTATAAGGTAATCATCGCAACCAATCCGGTATATCCCGAAGAAGCGATCCGTCAACGGTTGCTCTGGGCGGACCTACCTGGGGATTTCAGTTACTACGACTTTGTCACAACCGCTGACAATATGCACTTTGCCAAGCCAGACCCGGCATATTACGCCGAAATCCTGGCACGCACGGGACTCGAACCCGACGAGGCCATTATGGTCGGGGATGAACCACGCTACGATTCGTATGCTGCGGGTCAAATAGGTTTGCATACTTATAATCTGACCTGGGAAACGATCGGAAAGCTAATCGACGAAATTCCGAAATTCCAGGATTTGATGCCGAACCCCGTGGCTCCACATGCGATCGTGCCTCAGTGGCACGGAAATCTTGGTGCCCTATTCGGAACTATTGATGATATGCCAGAGCACTACTGGACGCAGCATCCGTTTGAGGACGAATGGTCACCGCTAGAGATCGTCTGTCACCTGCGTGACCATGAGGGCTCGGTCCAGCGCCTTCGACTCGAACGCATTCTGAGCGAAGAAAATCCGTTTCTCGTCCAATCTCCACAGCCGCCTCAACCCGGCAACATGGACGACTGTGCCAACGATGGCCTCGAAGTGGCTCAGTGCTTCCTCGAAGAGCGTACCATTACCGTCAACTTCGTTGACAGCTTGAGGGCAGCTGAATGGTTCCGACCCGCGCGGCACAGTGTGTTCGGACCAACGACTCTGCTGGAAATGGCATATTTCACCGCACAACATGACCGACTTCACCTGCGTCAGCTGTGCCAGACAATTGGCGGATGCGAGTAGGATATCGCAGGTTGAGCGCGTCAATGAGATTGTGCTAGTCTTTCATATTCGGGTTCCGAAACAATCATTTTACGTTTATTGACCGAGCTATAGAGTCAGTGTAAAATAGTTTCAATTAGTTCTAAACGTCACAAACGATGAGCCAGAGTAAAGGACGCCCCTGATGGCGATGAACGCAGTAGCGAGGCATTTGGTCGAATCGATGACTGACGACCTTACCTTGCTGGACGCCGGGATGGCCGCGGTCGAAGCCAAAATGCTCGAAGTCTGCGACAGTACCGTTTCGGTGCTGCGCGATGCGAGCCGGCACATCCTGAGCGCCGGAGGGAAACGAGTACGTCCCCGTCTGGTTATGCTGGCCTATATCGCACTCGGCGGACGCGACGTCCACTCGATTGCGCCGGTTGCAGCAGCACTTGAACTTGTCCATA
Above is a window of Candidatus Flexicrinis proximus DNA encoding:
- a CDS encoding HAD-IA family hydrolase, which translates into the protein MIKAVLFDMDNTLLRNPTQQFVSGYLEQVNDFFTTRWGVKPGTNLRQAVQTIMNSPRLIWQSNLEVYWDWIRPLWNGSIEELQTAFNEFYATGYQSLRSNTSPAPRGGEVIDRVRGAGYKVIIATNPVYPEEAIRQRLLWADLPGDFSYYDFVTTADNMHFAKPDPAYYAEILARTGLEPDEAIMVGDEPRYDSYAAGQIGLHTYNLTWETIGKLIDEIPKFQDLMPNPVAPHAIVPQWHGNLGALFGTIDDMPEHYWTQHPFEDEWSPLEIVCHLRDHEGSVQRLRLERILSEENPFLVQSPQPPQPGNMDDCANDGLEVAQCFLEERTITVNFVDSLRAAEWFRPARHSVFGPTTLLEMAYFTAQHDRLHLRQLCQTIGGCE